In the genome of Epinephelus fuscoguttatus linkage group LG4, E.fuscoguttatus.final_Chr_v1, the window TGGATTGAtatctgtgtgtcagctctatgcagagcctgcGTGAGCATtaatacttgtgcggtggtgtgtctgtgtcactctgcggttacatctccaaaacactatgatttaaaacacacctgaaacacacattagacacacctgaaacacacattaaacacacctgaaacacacattagacacacctgaaacacacattagacacacctgaaacacacattagacacacctgaaacacacattagacacacctgaaacacacattaaacacacttgaaacacacattagacacacctgaaacacacattaaacacacctgaaatgcacagtaaacacacattaaacacacattaaacatggcttaatagagacagtttcaaacacaaatcagcttcactataactcacagcattcacagacaaacacttgtctttatctggacacattttccacacaaatacaacatgctaacgttattagcacaagcctatggcattttacattgtataaattagcctagcagctagcagagatttgctctgctcatatttcagccaggataaatcacacacagtgtgtggaggctttattgtcttcacaatttattgtttcttatctgtgaaattaaagtaaatcaaagctttgtttccactgagggaaatggtttcagctcacagagacagacaggaagtctgcgtcactgtgacactgtggagttacatctctacacgtcaggctacagcgttgacttgacgcagaagtataaattctgctTCAGTCTCACGTCCATGAGCTTTTCTTTACATCCCTTTAACCAGGATTAAAATATGTGTGCCTCCTGCACACTGCATGTGGAAGATAAAAACAGTGTAATGACGTGTTGGAGAATGAGTGAAGTTCAGTCTGAATCTAACGCATATAAAAGGCTTCAGAGTCTAAACAACACTGGTTTAGTGTTTCCAGTGTGACACGCAGCAGGAGCAGGAACAGGCTGTGGTTTTAAACCCACAGACTGCAGCGGTTTCCTTCGTCTAACTTGAGCTGGTACTGGATGACATGTGGCTTCATATGTGACAAACAGCCTCCACACAAAACATAGCCTAAATTTGTCTCTGCCCTTTTTCACACAGAGGACACGGCGGTGAGGCGAGCCGCAGCAGATGGCCAAAAAAAGGCCTCCTATTTTCACAGAGTGCTAATTAGAGGCAAACCACAGCTCACCTTTAATGTGAGCCACAGACTGCTCTTAGCACCATTAGCTTAATGGACTCTGTGAGCAGCCTGTAATGTTTAGCCTCAGCGTCGCTCTGGAGTTTAAGCATGTCAGAGGAAAGGACAAGAGGGGTCTGATGCTCCGCCAATCCATTTATCAGCACAGACGAGACCTGAGCCGCCATCACCCAGAGAAACTATTTAATTAGATGCATTAATAATTGAACTAATTAGCTCCCATGTGTCTCCCAAATGAAGAGGGAACCCGCAGCTTCACTCGCACCTCATCAGTTGATTAATTAGTCAGTTGATCGTTAGCTGTCTTGACGGCCTCTATGCGATGAGATGAGAGGGCGGATAATGAGGGAATTGTGGGTCGATGGTGCTGGTTAATTAGTGTGACCTGATCCTGGGGCCATGTTAGAACAGTTGTTTATGCCACAGCGTGTAATGAGCATGATTCACAGCCTCATCATGTGTTTGGCTGCAGCGCTCTGTTTATGGATGCCACCGATGAAAATCACTGTAATGTTCCAATAATCAATCAGCTGGGACTGAAGACATGTCCGTGTGATCGGGTTCACTCTGAATCATCACCTCTCTACACTCGTGTGACTCCTCAGGACAAACTCACAGCAGCTCTTATTCATGCTATCCCTAAAATATTCTTATATCACTACAGACGTCCTGTGGTcgttctgtttcctctgcagtTTTCTGTCACAGTCAGGACTTGTAGTTTTATAGTTAAACCACAGGTGATAGGCAGAAGTGGACAAAGTATTCAatcctttacttcagtaaaCGTATCAGCATCACAGTGTATAAATACTCTGTTCCAAGTGTTTTTATATCACAGCTGCGGACCATCActattttgtgaccatggagcaccagtgtgacatgcacatatattaatatataactGTGGAGCTGTTAGTCTGTTTCCTGCTCACAGTTAATAAATCACCACAGTTAGTGGCGCTGCTGTAACAGTTTTACTTAATGAGTTTATCGATAGTGTGAGCAGGTGAGGTGTCTTTGTACCTGTGGGGCTCCAGAGCACGACTCACAGTTgtattttgtgaccatggagcaccagtacAATCTGCAAATACTATTAATACAtaaactggagagctgttagttcGTAaccagctcacagtgaataaatcctcacatttaaaggTGGTGCAGGAACAGTTTAACTTTGTGCTAACTGCCAACAGCTAACTGTTGACAGGAAACTtcacagtaaaaacatcaacacttcctGTCCAAGACGAGCcaggtgcttcaaaataaaagcacagacGGTtccattttgatttatttaattataacaATACCTCATTGTAATAGTACTTTATTAAACTTAATCATATGACAGTTaccactttatttaactttagtgTAACTGTAGTTCATTTAATAATCTTGTATTTTAGTGGTGTAGTTTACAGGGGATTTTAAAATATCAAGATATTTATCGAGTACTGCCTAAAATATATTGCGAATTTTTTTAaagccatatcacccagccttAAAATCAACTAATACATTATGATGTAATGTTACAGATAAAGGAAGAGAAATTAGCCCCGCCTTCATCGGCTGTGACTTTCAAGAGATGTTCACATAAATGCCAATCACTTTTTATAGTTCAGTGACATCAtggatattattttaaaatgaggCATTCaagtaataaattacttttggtactttattATAAATTGATGttgatacttttgtacttttaaattTTACATGTAACAGGTGTAATGTAACTAAGTATCTAAATATCTCATATTTACTCTGTACTGTACTTTATTGCAGATCTGAAGTACATATACTTTACAgaagtattttttaatttacgTTACTTTTTATTCAGAGGTAAAAACTGTGCGTTTTACAGATTCAACAGACGCAGAAGATTTTATGTTATTAATATTATGACatcatattatttattattcctgGTTCTTCACCTGTGacctggctttttttttttttttttttttttggatacaACTGTGTCACGTAGAGGAGAAAGAGACGCGCCCGGGCCGGTGCCGGTGGTGCCGGTGGTGCCGGTGCTGTGTCTACAGGGCGCCGCGGAGATAATTGGTGTCCTTGGTGTTGAATAAGCTGATTGTAAAAGAGCTGAGGCCCGGACCCTGCTGAATAATTGATTCTATCACATCTGAGCATAATGACTTTATATAATTAGcacgcagggaggaggaggaggaggaggaggcgggaggaggaggagagggagggaggaggagggagctgTGTGAGGAGGCTCAGTCCGCACAGAGGAGCTGatctgagagcagcagcaggctgtggacacactgaggacagatCGGAGACACTGAGGACAGATCAGAGGACAGATCAGAGGACGGACCGGTGGGACCGGAGACGCTGGTTTGTCTCTGCTCTGATGGCcggtgtgtgtgagctgctgctgctgtgaagttTGAGCCTCAGCCTGTCTCACACTCCTGGATCTGTTGTTGGACTGTTGTGACGACAGGATGGTGCTGGACAAGGAGGACAGTGAGTACAGAGACATGTCTGTCTTCATGCTTCTTCTCTTCACGTTACACACAGAGAGGTCTGAGGACTGTCTGTCCTCCAGGACTGTCCTCCAGgactgtgacagaaaacagaccTTGTCTCCAGTTTTAAAGACAAACTTTGCCTGTGATACTTTTATTAAGCTGAATGAAGAAGACTGAAACTCGGCTCATATTTTCAGACATAATGGACCTGATATTGACGTCTCACATGTTTTATACTCCTGATTACATCTGTTGATAATTATTATTCAACCTgactgtttattttcattagaTAAAACTATAATTTACTGACCACAGTGTCTGTAACATGTTTCTTCACAGTTGTTAAATCTGTCACTAAAAACATTCATTTAGAAAGTTTCTGGATTACCGACACCTTCGATTATTatgttaaagctccagtgtgtcggatttaaTTATAATCTGATTGTTGTCTTTTCTTCAGATGAAAATAAGACTAATTGTGTTTTTGCTACATGTAACGTTGACTTGTTGGTGGAGATGAACAACCAGCAGTTCAGCAGCAAACAGACCGGTAACGTTAGCAGCTAGCTGGTGGAGCAtgcaggagttggtggagaccaaaaacagagctaaaagtcCCTGCAGATCACACTGACTGGTCATCACCGCTCTAATGGTTTTGTTCTTGttccctcagaatgagctgtttatatctacacaggcagcaggtcctcgtctacagagatcaccgtGTTTCTTcagtagcccagagcggacaaaccaaacactgactctagatagagacattcatgtttcTGCGTCGGCCACCAaagttagcagcccctcagtGACAAGCTTTCAGATTTTATTGGCGCACgctatttttggcttttgtctgtacgtacatttttagtttgGATCTTACCCACTGTTTTATAGATGAGACCTCTgatctgtgtgtttctgagaggaagagacctctgtggatgattcagctcctcaacaatcaacactgaaggaatccaggagaagtttcagatggttgtaatctgtaatctgtaatcctcctgaatctgacgactggacctttaatattcCCATGAGCGTGGCCGTTAATCATGATTGACGTTGACATGTTCCTCAGCTTTTCTGATTTaaccctgtgtgtctctgtcctcGTCTCTCTGTCCACCTGTTGGACTGCTTCCTGCCAGGTGTGTCTCTGGTGTCCCTCCAGTCCAGGGAGAAGTCGCGGGGCTGTGCCGGCTGTAACGGGAAGATCCGGGACCGTTTCATGCTGCAGGCGCTGGACAGGTTCTGGCACGAGGACTGTCTGAAGTGCGCCTGCTGTGACTGCCGCCTGGGCCGGGTGGGCTCCACCCTCTACACCCGCGCCAACCTCATCCTCTGCCGCAGGGACTACCTCAGGTAACCATACCCACCTACAGGTGTATCTGGACTGAGAGACAGAGTAAGAACGTTTGCAGATAGATTCTGTTAAAGACTGAAGGACTGATCTGAAGCAGACTGTTGTGACTGTAGGTCCACTCAGGATGAATTAATCTGAACATTTAGATTATcagaaatattaaattaatCTGACAGTCCAGCAGAAACAGGAGAGTGACCTGTGACAAACATGAGGACAGATTTAAACATCACGGATCATTTCAACACAAACAGTGAAGCATCAGCTTTCAGGTAACACTGCACATGTAGATAACTGACAGTGTGAAccatcaggtgtgtgtgtgtgtgtgtgtgtgtgtgtgtgtgtcagctcacGTCAAAGTGTTGATGAACCTTCAGGCTGATTCATGAAGCTTCAGTCAACAGGAGGTGTTTCATGTTTCTTAGAGGCTCACAACGAATCCTGACATGTCTCACCATGTTTGGACTGGAGTCTGTTTCCAGTCGTCTTACTGGGACTCTGCAGTCTGTGTTAAAGTCAGTAAAGtggacggacacacacacacacacacacacacacacacacacacacgttctgCTTTGACCTGGACCTGAGTAGGATTCATGTCGTGTCGTTAGCTGCTGGATTTGCATATTAAAGCAAAAATGTTCTTCCGCTCTGCTTTTTCTGGCCTCTTTACCTTTTTATTAATAAGCTTTGATGCCAACGTGACTTATTCACAGTGAAAAGAAATGAGAGGACGGAGGCTGAGGTCGGCACAGAGGAACCACAGAAACAGGTTGGATTTTGCCCTGAGGAGCGACCACGTGGCGTTTTGTTGAGGTTGGATCACCAGAACCAAGATGTTCAGGAATAGTTTAGCACTCTGGGAAATATGCCCGTTTGTTTTTTTGTCGAGAGTTTGATGAGAAGCTTGACGCAGCCTTCCTGATTACGTAGGTTATGAACAAATGAAGCTCATGATGCTGCCGTACGTACCGCCATTACTCTGAGGACAGATGTGGTAGCGTGGGCACGAATATCAGCAGGCTGGTCCTCCCTCGCTGCAATATGTGCGTcatcatatttaaaaaacaaaacgtaaCTTCTCAACATCtcgaaaaatacaaatattaaataaaaaaagtcaagtcCTTTCAggtcatctgtctcaagtcaaagtcaaatctcaagtcatgaataccaagtcaaagtcaagttgagtctttcatcagtgttagtcaagcaagtctcaagtcctcaaATTTGCGATAAGTCGGACTCGAGTCAAGTCTTGTAACTCCAGTCCCCCACCTCTGGTTTTTACTACACGTTTGAACAAATGAGACACATGACAGTTTGATAAGAGAGCATTAGAGATGCTGGTGGGTGGGTTTGTTAGCTTTGGCTTTTATGcttagctaagctaagctaactgtctccgGATATATTTTTACTGGTTGTTGTTAAAACAATCCAGCTAATTAATTCAGTACCAGGTAATAAAACATACATGCTTTTTAAACCTCCAAAACCAACTGCTTCATTCAGCAGAACTCCGTCACACAGAGTGAAGCTCGTTCACAACCGCACGCTACAAAGTCAGACTCTGTGTCGCACTGTTAGAGGTGCTGGTCGCTGGATTTTGTTAGCTCTGAAGAGAGCCAGGCTAGAGGTTTCCCCTTTGTTTCCAGtccttaatgctaagctaagctaagctaagctaactgtctcctggCTGCAAATACATATTTATTGGTCTCAGTTTTTTAGcttttggcaagaaagcaaataagaaaTAATTTCTTTGAGCTTATAACTTTGAGTCGAGGAGAGTGAAGAGTCTTGTGATGGAGGTTTATAACCcttcacacactgacagctctCACCACAGACCCTTCAGATGAAGAGAAATGTTTAAACATCGTCTGAACCCGACCTCTCGCCACACTACGAGTGTTATATGTTTTAAATGGACTTTAAAGAGTCTTGAATCATGAATCTTGATGACACTTTtctacacagagctgcagcc includes:
- the LOC125887788 gene encoding rhombotin-1-like; the protein is MVLDKEDSVSLVSLQSREKSRGCAGCNGKIRDRFMLQALDRFWHEDCLKCACCDCRLGRVGSTLYTRANLILCRRDYLRLFGVTGNCAACSKLIPAFEMVMRARDNVYHLDCFACQLCRQRFCVGDKFFLKNNMILCQLDYEGGHLNGSAERPPQ